Below is a genomic region from Triticum dicoccoides isolate Atlit2015 ecotype Zavitan chromosome 5A, WEW_v2.0, whole genome shotgun sequence.
CCATTGGAGAGTTTGACTTGCCCATTGGATTGCGCTTGAGCTACTgacgcatagtcgagcttgatccgACGGCTGTTGCAGTAGTCTTTGAACTGCTTGGATTTGAAATGCatgccgttatccgtgatgatgttgtgagtCATGCATAAATAATGTATGATTTCTGATATGTATTTGATTGTCAGCCTCGGGGCATGGCTTGTAACCGGCTTCACTCCGATCCACCTGGTGAACTTGTCGAAAGGAGATATTTGAAATTTCTTGAGACCGTCTTCACAGGTCCTACCATATTCAGCCTCCAGACCACGAACAGCCAAGTGATAAGGATTATTTTGAGGGTTGTGGCCGTCATGTGACTTTGCTTGGCGAAGCACTGACACTCACTTCATTTCTTGACCAGATCGTCTCCGTTCTGCTTCCTGgtcagccaaaagaaaccatgCCGGAAAGCTTTGCTAACCAAGGTCTGAGGTGAAGCATGATGCTGCCCGCACGTGCCGGAGTGGATTTCGTCgagaattttctggccttcctctgGAGATACACAACGCTGAAAAATGCGGGTGACGCTTGTACAGCTGGCGTACGCCTGAGATCGGCGTATGAAACGACGGGCTTCCTCCTTGTCCCGTGGGAGCTCCTGCGCAACAAGTAGGCCAGGATAGGCTCGAATTATTGACGGGCTTGACATGGTGGAACTCCATCTGTCAAACCGATCTGCAAGCCGTCAGACTTCTTCTTCGATCATCCTTTGGCTTCGACCCTTCAACTGTTGATCTgagaaatagtgatctaaacgctcttctacttctttacggagggagtacttgtaagCGCTGGTGCATCGGAAGCGAGCATCGGCTTTAGCTGTTCATGTCCTGACCGACGAGGAAATTCTAGAAGCAATGACCGGCGGTGAAGCGCTGTCACTGACGCAAGATCTCAATGTTCAGAACGTTCAGGTTTCTACTTTCTACTGATTGCCATCTCCCAGTAAATCAACACATTCTAAAATTATTCTCAGTTGCATACGGTATATAGTAAATCCGACAAAGCATTAAATCCCCcagactagtttacatacatacgcGCAGTCTGTGAACCAGCGCACAGTGCCGGCTCTGCTCTCCCGTGATCCCATGCCGCTCTGCTCTGCCGCTAGGATGTTGCATGGGTGACAAATCATGGCGTTCTAGATCCGCAGAAGAAGGAAGTCCGGCCGGCCTATTTATCGCCGGCGGTGGTAAGTGCGTCAGCTGTCTGTGCACGGTCACACGCGTCCTCTCCTCCCTTCATGAAAGTGAGCTCCATCGACCGATCGATGGTGTCAGTGAGTTAATGGAAGCTCTGCGAGCACGTACTTGCAAACGAATCGGAGGTCACACGTGAACTCTGTTGTTGCCGCTCTACTGAATTCTGATAGATAGGCATTGGCTCTGCCGTAGCagcaagccttggcgcctcccatttactccggccggccggccgcccgcccgcccgccgctCACCTGTGCGCGGTGCCTCCTCCATTAATTGCTTCACACCACTTCGAGATCTCTCTGGCTAGGCCGTAGCCCGTCTCTATATATAGGCTATCTAGGCAGCTTGGCACTCCACTTATTAGCTGGGAAGATAGCTAGCTCGACCGATGGCGAGGTGGAGCACCGTTACTGCCGCAATGGCGTGCCGCTTCCTGCTCGTCGCCCTCCTCCTTGTGGTGGCGCCGCTAGCACCGGCTGACGCGAGAGACATccctgccaccgccaccgccaagaCCGCAAAGACAACTGCAACGACCACGACTACTAAGAGCGTCGCTGCGGTGGTGGCCGcgccggccaccgccaccgccaagaCGACGACGACAACAGCAATGACGACCACGAGTGCTAAGAGCGTCGGCGTGGCTGCGGCCGCACCGGCCGGCCTCGGCGACCAGAAGACCTTCCTGGGCAGCGGCCTGGGCGGAGGGTACGGCGGTGGTGTCGGGGGATTCGCTGGCGCCGGCGGGGTGGGAGGCCTGGGCGGAGCGATGGGTGGCATCGGCGGCGTCCTCGGAGGAGTTGGTGGCGGCGTGGGAGGGATCGGGGGCGTAGGTGGCCTCGCTGGCGTGGGAGGCGTCGGTGGGCTAGGCGGGGCCGGCGGTGGCGTTGGAGGACTTGGCGGCGCGGGCGGGCTCGGTGGCCTCggcggtggtggtgcaggtggcctcGGCGGtctgggcggcggctccggtggactTGGTGGCCTTGGCGGTGGCTCGGGCGGACTTGGTGGActcggcggtggaggaggcggccttggtggcgtcggcggtggaggcggcggccttggtgggctcggcggtggaggcggcgggctCGGCGGTGGAGGACTCGGAGGTGGTGCCGGTGGACTCGGCGGTGGCTGCATCCACCCGTGACCGTGACATAGATCACGGTGCATGCAGTACGtacgttgcatgcatgcatgcatgcggaggGGCAACGGTCAAGGTCGAAGTAGGGTCAACGCTGCATGCATGCAGGCCAGATTGTCAGTAGGAAGTGTATCCACGTGTTGATGATGTGATGTTGAAATAAGCATGCACGTACGTGTACACGTACTCTAGCTCTGAGTAGTGTTTCTCCATCTTTGTTTAGGGCCCGCACGTTTACCCTCGTGTTCGTGTTGGAGGTAATATCACTGGTGGTGCTTAAACTTGGCACTCATATTCAATTTAGTGCCTGAACTTAAAAAATACATCAAACTGGTTTCAAAACTTGGCACAAGCGTGCAAATACAGTGCTAATCCTATTAGTAGACATAAAGTATGCTGACATGGCACCGTATTTCACTTAGCATGCGCACAGGTCACATGCTAGCATATCATATCTCACTATGACCCATGGGCCCCACCTATTTGCACAATACAAAGAGAAAATTGTGCCCTAAAAAAGGCAAGCTATGGGACTCGAACAGGCAACCTCGCCTAGCAAACTGGAACAACAAGCCAGAAAACAATTCATTTTCTCGTGCTTGCTAATGATAACAGTTcgtattttgtgatatagagagACACATTTGTGGGTTTAAATTGGCACTAGCAAGTGCAGCCCATTTTGCGCATGTTATTTTTTttagaaatttgtaaaaactttgTAAATTATAATCATAGTAATAAAAAATGTGAATATTTATATTCACATGTGTACAACTTTCATCGTGTCATATATTCATAATTCTATATAATTCAGATATAGTCGGGAgtggattttttttaaacttaaaTTTTAAGTTTTACATATTTACTAGTAATATTTTTAAATCATTAAAAAATATCTTAAATAATATGAATCATAAAATGTTGATGTAATTATAAAAAAGTATTTCTAATTTAAGTAATATTTTTGAATTAATATAGAAAATATttatctctacctaataataaagtaaATTGGGTTTCTAACCATCCGTCATGgctttttcagaaaagtccctctatttcagagaattcaacccgcgaTCCTATTTTAAGTCAcatccgaaccgttattttacattttttgaaaatccCATCGatcttttaggtaattcatccgcggatcatacttaagtcaaacaaatgattttgtaaatcatccatatcttttaaaccataactcCTATTTGAATATAGTAAATATGaaattttatttaaaaaatacgtagaatatgaatatgagattatttttacctgttaattatttttaaatattattttggaagatacttaagtcaaacaaatgattttctaaattatacgtatctttaaaccgtaactccgattttaacatgttatatatgaaatttgattagaaaaatctaTGGAATATGAATATGGTGTTAATTTTATCTgttaaatattttaaaatattattttagaagcaagcttataatttatagcgcacgATCCTTTTTCTTTCGTACCGGCGACGatctggattgcaaataaacaccccactataaccatatagggaaaaaacatcaataactacacatgcatacctctgaaaaagtcgcaagggaaaacaacagatttctcaccgagagagagagagagagagagagagagagagagatgccttGCAATTAACCATATCCAAACAcgttttgttttgtgtgaacaccgagtccATCGCCCGGCGAGGGtgcgaaggaggataagcggcaacacaaatatgatgtctcgctaaaataaaggagatgaacgtattgtggtcttgagtgatggttgttgggttaagagcgtgtgttatattttctctcccgttgcaaagcacgggctcttttgctctaAATTATACAGGAATTTTTATAATCAGAAATATTGTTTCATTTATAGGATATTTTCCATCTTTGTTTAGGGCCCGCACGTTTACCATCGTGTTTGTGTTGTGTGTGCTAGCTCCTCAGTGTCCCTGTATGTGTAATGAAAAATAATTCAATCTTATCATTTTCAAATCTGTTACTCCCCCGTCCAAATATATATGGCC
It encodes:
- the LOC119297178 gene encoding glycine-rich protein 23-like, with translation MARWSTVTAAMACRFLLVALLLVVAPLAPADARDIPATATAKTAKTTATTTTTKSVAAVSVGVAAAAPAGLGDQKTFLGSGLGGGYGGGVGGFAGAGGVGGLGGAMGGIGGVLGGVGGLAGVGGVGGLGGAGGGVGGLGGAGGLGGLGGGGAGGLGGLGGGSGGLGGLGGGSGGLGGLGGGGGGLGGVGGGGGGLGGLGGGGGGLGGGGLGGGAGGLGGGCIHP